In one Brienomyrus brachyistius isolate T26 chromosome 5, BBRACH_0.4, whole genome shotgun sequence genomic region, the following are encoded:
- the map2k4b gene encoding dual specificity mitogen-activated protein kinase kinase 4b isoform X5: MKNRGRFRVSGLVFSTVTSRPSGFQINLSGVPQSKRKALKLNFANPPIKPTTRIHTTGPPFQNPHIHNSRSDRSKPLRTSITSSLERLRTHSIESSGKLKISPEQHCDFTAEDLKDLGEIGRGAYGSVNKMVHKPSGQIMAVKRIRSTVDEKEQKQLLMDLDVVMRSSDCPFIVQFYGALFREGDCWICMELMSTSFDKFYKYVYSSLDDVIPEEILGKITLATVKALNHLKENLKIIHRDIKPSNILLDRNGNIKLCDFGISGQLVDSIAKTRDAGCRPYMAPERIDPSASRQGYDVRSDVWSLGITLYELATGRFPYPKWNSVFDQLTQVVKGDPPQLSNSEERQFSPKFINFVNLCLTKDESKRPKYRELLKHPFILMYEERTVEVASYVCRILDQMPASPTSPMYVD; this comes from the exons ATGAAAAATAGAGGGAG ATTTCGTGTCAGTGGCTTGGTTTTTAGTACTGTGACATCAAGACCCTCCG GCTTTCAGATAAACCTGTCTGGAGTACCCCAAA GTAAACGTAAAGCACTGAAGCTAAATTTTGCTAATCCACCTATTAAACCGACAACCAGAATCCACACAACTGGGCCTCCTTTTCAGAACCCACACAT ACACAACAGTAGGAGCGATAGGAGCAAGCCACTCAGAACTTCTATTACCTCatcact TGAAAGGCTGCGAACGCACAGTATCGAGTCATCAGGAAAGCTTAAGATATCCCCGGAACAGCATTGTGACTTTACTGCTGAGGACCTCAAAGACCTTGGTGAAATTGGGAGAGGTGCCTATGGATCAGTCAACAAGATGGTGCACAAGCCAAGTGGCCAAATCATGGCAGTGAAG AGAATTCGGTCAACAGTTGATGAAAAGGAAcagaagcagcttctaatgGACTTGGACGTAGTGATGAGAAGTAGTGACTGTCCCTTTATTGTTCAGTtttacggggctcttttcagagag GGTGACTGTTGGATATGTATGGAACTCATGTCTACCTCATTTGACAAATTCTACAAATATGTGTATTCTTCATTAGACGATGTGATTCCTGAGGAAATATTAGGCAAAATAACATTAGCT ACTGTGAAAGCACTTAACCACTTAAAAGAGAACTTGAAAATAATTCACAGGG ATATAAAGCCTTCCAACATCCTTCTAGACAGGAATGGCAACATCAAACTCTGTGATTTTGGTATCAGTGGACAGCTTGTTGACTCCATCGCAAAAACCAGAGATGCGGGATGTAGACCTTACATGGCG CCGGAAAGAATAGACCCTAGTGCTTCCAGGCAGGGGTACGATGTTCGTTCAGATGTCTGGAGTTTGGGGATCACACTG TATGAGCTGGCCACTGGTCGATTTCCTTACCCAAAGTGGAATAGTGTTTTTGATCAGTTGACCCAAGTTGTAAAGGGAGATCCTCCACAGCTGAGCAACTCTGAGGAAAGGCAGTTTTCCCCCAAGTTTATCAACTTTGTCAATCTGTG CCTTACAAAAGACGAATCAAAAAGGCCAAAGTATAGAGAGCTTCTG AAGCATCCGTTCATCTTGATGTATGAAGAGCGGACTGTGGAAGTTGCCAGTTACGTGTGTAGGATCCTTGATCAGATGCCTGCCTCTCCCACCTCTCCCATGTATGTGGACTGA